AATACTAAATAATTAAATAACTATATGTTTTATAAAAACAAAAAGAATACAAATTAAACAAGAAAACCTCTTATTTTACCCTTAAAACTCTAAAAAACCCCTTGATTGAACCACTGGTATTTTCTTTCCGATTTAACCCAGAAGTTGGAATTGATATAAGCAAATAAAGACACGCAAAGAAAAATATCTAAAAATGACTGCATATTTATCAGTACATGTTCCTCAACTTTTAATCATCGAAGATGACGAATTTGCTTCTATGCTTTTAACGCAGTTCTTTGAAAATGAAGGATTTGAAGTCAAAGCGGCCCTCAATGCACAAGAAGCGCGCAAACTCTTCCAACAACAACGCTTCCACCTTTGTTTCCTTGACCTTGATTTGCCGGATGAAGACGGACTTGTTCTTTTGCGTCAATTTATGGCTGAAACCAAAACACCCTTTTTTGTTCTCACCGGGCGCAATAACAAAGGCGATGAACTCATCGCCCTTGAACTTGGGGCCATTGAATATTTAATCAAACCTGTTGCCCCACAAGAATTGCTGTTGCGCGTACAGAACCTGATCAAGCTGATGTATCAGTCAAGCGACCTGCTTCACCGCAACATCACAATTGGCGGCTGGACTTTAATCAAGGAAGCCCAGTGCATTACCAATACCAAAGGACAACCGACCAACCTGACACCGGGGGAA
This sequence is a window from Terasakiella sp. SH-1. Protein-coding genes within it:
- a CDS encoding response regulator transcription factor, with the translated sequence MTAYLSVHVPQLLIIEDDEFASMLLTQFFENEGFEVKAALNAQEARKLFQQQRFHLCFLDLDLPDEDGLVLLRQFMAETKTPFFVLTGRNNKGDELIALELGAIEYLIKPVAPQELLLRVQNLIKLMYQSSDLLHRNITIGGWTLIKEAQCITNTKGQPTNLTPGEFKVLSAMFNEPNKVLSRDFLLDTLNSAGNIAGSRSIDVIISRLRKKVEKDPAQPEVIKTVAGAGYMVKN